The region GTGGGCTCGACCGCCCGCACACCAGCGCTAGGTCTGTCCACACTAGACAGTCCTGTGTCCGTGTGCTCGCTGCGCGGCGGTGAACCGGTACCCGACTCCCCGCGGGTCAGTTCACCGTCAGAGACCAGCGAACCGCCCGGACCGGACGATCCGGCCCCCGGAACCGGTGCCGGATGCTGCACCGACGCACCCGCGCTGCCCGCACCAGCCCCGCCAGCATCCGCGTGGCCGGACCCAGCAGCCGGGCCGTGCATCGGCGGTGCGCCGGCACGAAAGCCCCCCGCCGCTACCCCGCCATCAGCAGCCGGGGAACGGGCCCGGCCGTCACTGTCACTTTCACTGTCCACACCAGACGATCCAGTGTCCGTACGGAAATCCCCGGCCGCTGCCCCGCCGGCAGAGACCGGCGTACCTCCCTGGCTGACCGAACCCAACCCCGGCACCGACTCCGGCCCCGACGGCGAGGACGGCGAGGACGGAGCCGAGTGTCCCGCCGGGCCATCAACACCGTCCACATCAGACGGAGCGGGACCGGTGTCGCCGGTGGCCTGGCTGTAGGGCGGTGGAGACGTAGCAGCACGGGAAAACCCGGTCGGCTCGCCGGTATCCGGTGCCTCGCCGTGGACGTGATCTTGCCCTTGATGGGAGCTGTAGAGCGGCGGCGGGGTGCCCAGTCTGCCGGGGCCCGGCAAAGCACCCGGAGCTCCTGCCTCGCCCGGATATCGCGGCACCGGCGGGACGACCGTTGTCCCGGGCACACCGGTCTCGGAGTCCTCACCCGCCACGGCGCCCGCGCCCACCTGGCCCGGTCCGCCAGACGGGTCTGCGCCAGCGGGCGTGGCAATCCCGGCATCCGGTACCGACGTCTGATGCGCCGCGCCGGAGGAATCGCCCGGCGACGTTTTCCCGGGGGCCAAGCCGTCTGGCAGGACAGCCGAGGTGACCGCAACACCCGGCCCCACCGAACCCTTCTCCAGCTCAGTGGCCACCACCTTTTCGGAACCCGGCGCCGGAATCCCGGAATCCACATCGGACATTTCCTTTGCGGATCCGGGCTTCTCGCTGAAAGTCTCCGCAAAACCGGGCTTCTCGCCCGCCTGCGCCCCGGACTCGGCCTGCAACTCGCCGGCCGTGTCGGTGTCGGTGCTGGCGGAATCCTTCTCCCCGACCGTGTCCTCCCGGGCCCGGCCCGCCGGGATCAGCTCGCCCCGCACCGCCAAGCCCGCCAGATTCCCGATACCCGAACCGATCGCCTCCGACACCCCGGCGGTAAACGAGAACGGATTCCACTGCGCCCCCTGACCACTGATCGCGCCATACCCCGCCTCGCCCAGCATCTCGGTCAGGCCCTCTTCCAGGGACTCGCCCAGGCCGTGACCGAACCGGGCCACCCACATCGCCCGCACCGACATACCCGTGTAATCCTCTAGGTTCTTCGACACCACATCGGCGAATCTCGCCATCGAAGCCACCGGGTACTGCTCCGCATGCTCCTCGGCCACCTGCCGCGCCGCCGCCGCCAACACCTCAGCATCGATCTTGTCACCCAAACCCCGCACCAGGACTTTGGCGATCGCGTTGCCCACCACATTGCCCAACGCCGAGAGCGGCACCGCCAGCAACCCGCTGAACGAGCCGACCCCCACCGCCATCTCCGACATCGCCGCATCCCACTTCTTCCGCGTCCCCAACGCGAACTGCAATCCCTGCGCCCCGGCATCCATCACCACCTGCAACCCGATACCCACCACCTGGCTCATCGCCAGCCGCATGAACAACTGGCCCCACCACCGGGTCAGCAACAACCGCATCACCGCGAACCGCGCCGCCAGCCACGCCATACTCGCCCCACCAGTAGGCCCCGCCATCGCCACCGCCCAGGCGATCTCGGCCACCAGCAGCAGCAAACCCCCCACCGTGACGAACTTCAAATACTGCACCTGCAACGCCAGATTCCGCACGAACTCCGCCAACTGCCGCACACCCACTGCACCGGCCTCCAAAACCGGTCCGAAAGCCGCTAACCGCTGCGCGAACCGGTCCGCCGCCTTGCCCGAAAACCCACCCCGCACCCGCTCCACCACATTCCCCACCACCGGTGCCAAACTCTCCACCGTCGCCGCGTCCGACTCCAACCGCCCCGCCACCGCGAACAACGCATCCTCATCCGCATCCGTCATGTCCTCACCGGTCAATACCTGAAAAAGCCGCCTCACCTCCTCCGGCACCATCAAGGACACGCGAAAACACCCATTCAGCTACGCCGCACGCGGACAAGACCAACAGATCAATACGCCGATAGTATGAACCCGCCGTACACACCCGCAAACCAAGATCGCCACGCGTGCAACAACTATGCACGTTCAACCCCAAAAACAGAAAGAATGCTCTGCCGGTGCGCCCGCAGGCGTGCTACACGCGTCCGGACCGTTCGCTCATGGCGCCCACCGTCGACCGTCGTGCGCCGTGGCGTTTTCACGCGAGACCGACGATCCTGGTGCGGAGCTGGCGACGATTTCGCGCAAAAACGGCCCCCTGGCAACGAACACGGCCCCAGGCAACGAACACGGCCCCAGGGCAACCCGAACAGTGCAGTGGGTGCGCGCCCAAGGTGATCTATACCGCAATCAAGGTTCCTGGACGAGGAACTATAATTCGCTTTCGTTCGGTTGCCGAAGCCCTGAGCACGCCAGTATTCCGCCAGTCCGTACCTCGGTCGGCATACGCCCGCCGCGTTCAGGCCGCGTCCCATTCAATAGCAGGATTTGACGGAATACTCGAACCGAGCGGTGAGTGCGCTTTCGAGCGGAGTGGGGGCTGTGGGAGGTTCCGTGTTGACAGAGTTCGCGGTCGCGTTTTCGGGGGAATGGGCGCCTTTGGAGGGGGTGGGGGCTGTGGGAGGTTCCGTGTTGACAGGGTTCGCGGGCGCGTTTTCGGGGGAATGGACGCCTTTTGAGGAGGTTGGGGCTGGGGGAGGTTCCGTGTTGGCATGGTTCGCGGGCGCGTTTTCGGGGGAATGGGCGCCTTTGGAGGGGGTTGGGGCTGTGGGAGGTTCCGTGTTGGATCGGCCATCCCCGCGATCGGTGGAGTGTGGGGGCTGTGTTCCGGAGGTCAAGCCCGGCCTGGCGGCCGCCTCTTCGAGGTTTCAGGCTTGACATCCGGCCCACAGCCCCGGTTCGGCTTTATATCGCGGGGATGGCCCCGGACTGGGCTGGCGCAACCGGCAGGTTACGTTGCCGGGTTGGCGGATTCGGCCGTGGCTGGGACTGGTGCCGGTCGGCTTGGGGTTGTTCCGTAAGGCTTTGATCGGTCGTGCTGGCGGGCGCCTTCGGCGTGTCGTGGAGGGTTTTTGTTGCTGGGTGGGGGTTTTCGGGGTTTTGGTGGGGGTTTTCACCTGATCAAGCGATGCTGAAATGGGTGCGAATGGGTGTTCGAATCTGGGAGAATGGAGGCATGGCACCGTTGACGGACACCCAGGACGCGAACGTGGAGATGATGTCTTCACGGTCGTCTGTGGTGTCGTGCTCGGATGCCGAGCTCATCGCCCGCATTCAGCGCTGTGAGCAGGCCATGCGGATGGCGATGATGGAGCAGTTGCAGGTCATCGCCGAGGCGGACCGCCGAGGACTGCACGCCGAGCGTGGCGCGAGGTCGATGCAGGTGTGGTTGCGGGAACTGCTTAATATCGACCACTGGGACGCCACAACCCGGGTGACGGTCGCCCATAACGTTGAGGACCGGGCCTCGCTGTATGGCGAGACGATGCCCGCCGAGCTTCCCCAGACCGCCGCGGCCTTGTCGGAAGGGGCGATCAGTCTTGAGCATGCGCGGGTGATCGTGGCGGGCATTCACCGGCTGCCCGAGTACGCCCGTTGTCACCGGGTGGGGGAGGTCGAAGCGACCCTGGCCGGCTACGCCCGCCAGATGCCGCCGCGTGAACTGGAGACAATCGCCGAACGAATCAGGTATCTACTCGACCAGGACGGCGCCTACCAGGACGAAGCCGACCAGCACGACGCTCGGGAACTGCACTACGCGACCGCCCGGGACGGGATGACGGTCATCAAGGCCCGGCTGGACCGCGAGACCGGCGCGAAATTCGTTGCGCTCATCGAGCCGCTGGCCGCCCCGTGCCCGGAGGTCGACGGGGAGAAGGATCCTCGCAGTGTCGGGCAGCGCAATGCCGACGGCTTCGCCGCGTTGCTCGATCTTGCCACCGACTCCGACGGGGTGCCGCGTGCCGGTGGGCAGCGGCCGCACCTGACGATCGCCATCGACTTCGAAGATCTCAAGCGCGGGCTGGGTTTCCTCGATGAGCAGGGTATGCCCGGCACGCTGAACACCGGGCGTGCGATCACCGCCGAGAACGCGCGGCGCATCGCCTGCGACAGCGAAGTACTGCCCATGGTTCTCAACGGCGACGGACTGCCTCTGGAGGTCGGCCGGGCCAGGCGAACCGCACCCGCGCACCTGCGCGCCGCGCTGCTTCAGCGCGACGGTGTCTGTTCGTTTCCCGGCTGCGACCGGCCGCCGGGGACCCCCGACGCGCACCACCTCGTGAGCTGGATCGATGGTGGCCCCACCGAACTGGCCAACATGACAATGCTATGCGGCCACCACCACCGGACCGTGCACAGCCAGCGGTGGGAGATCCAGATGCGCGAGGGCAGACCCGTCTTCATCCCACCGTCCACCGTGGACATCGACCGAAGACCGCGACCAGGCGGCAAGGCGCTGCCTGCCCAGCACCGCGAACACCTCCGGGACCTCATCCCCACCCAGCGGGACCCGGCGGGCGAATCGTGCCGCTCGCGTCCCGAAGCGGCGGTCAGCTGACCGGCGCCCTGGGCTTTGCGGCTACCACGGCCGCAGCCAGCCGCCAGGAGGCATTCGTACCACTGCGGCGCAGTGCCCGGCGGGCGTTACCTCTACTTCGGCGGGGCTGCGTCCGCATCACCTGGCGCGCGTGGAGGCCCGGACGACCAGCTCGGGCTGGAAGACGATCTGTTGGCGCTCCGGGCGTTCGTCGCCGCCCGAGGTTTCGGCGATGAGGATCTCCGCCGCGGTGCGGCCCAGTCGGGTGGCCGGCTGGCGGACCGAACTGAGCGGGACCGCGGCGGCGCCGGCGAACTCGATGTCGTCGTAGCCGACGATCGCCATCTCCTCCGGGACCCGCACGCCCGCGCCGACCATCGTCTGAAGCACCCCCATGGCCAGCAGGTCGTTGGCGCAGAACACCGCCGTCGGCCGCGGGCTCATGCCGAGCAGCCGCGCCCCGGCGTCGCGTCCCGAGGGCACGTCGAGCGCGACCGACTCCAGCACGGAGAGTTCCACACCCGCCCCGTCGAGCACGGATCGCACCCCAGCCTCGCGGTCGCGACACTGGTCGAGGATCGCCGGCCCGTTGACAAAGGCGATCGTGGTGTGCCCGGTGTCCAGGAGATGCCGGGCCGCCAACGCGCCCCCGGCCACGTCGTCGACGGACACCGAACTGGCCTCGTCGGTCGGCACCTTGCGGTCGACGAAGACGTACGGGGTCCTGCTGCGGCGGAAGCTCTGCAGCGTGTCACCGGAGGTATCGACCGGGCTCAGCAGCACCCCGCGCACCCGCTGCTCGGCCAGCATCGCCAGGTGCGACTCCTCCCGTTGAGGTTGCTGACCACTTTCGCAGACGATGACGGCGAGGCCTTCGGCCTGCGCCGCCTCCTCCGCGCCGCGTGCGAGGTCGGCGAAGAACGGGTTTCCCAGGTCGAGCACCAGCAACGCCATGATCCGGCTGCGGCCGGCCCGCAGTTGGCGTGCGGATTCGTCGCGGACGTAGCCCAGTTCCTCGATCACCGCCAGCACCCGCATCCGGGTCGCGGCCGAGACCACGTGGGGCCGGTTGACCACATTGGACACCGTGCCGATGGAAACTCCGGCCCGACGGGCCACATCCTTGATGCCGACCATGTTCACCCTGCCCCGCGACTCTTCGAGAGCCTACCATTAATGAAACGATTCAAAACGGCCGCGCGCGCAATCACGTCCGCCATAAGCCATCGAGGCCGATGCCGTCACCGGACCGGCCGTGGAGGCGTCTCGGGCCGGACGCACCGATAGCGACCTCGGCGTTTTCACCGCACAACGGCTCGCGGCGACCTACCTTGCCCGGTAAAACGATTCACCAACTCCGGCGAGCGCAAGGGAATTATTTTTCTACTGTGCCGGTCCGGTGGTTGATACGTTTTACCCCGCCGGGTCAAACTTGTGTCGTGCAAGCGACTGCTGGTGCGCCGGGTGCGCCAAGGGCTCTGGTCGGCACGGGATGTCGGAGGCGTGCGCGAGAATGACCGTCATGGGTGTGGCCAGCAGTCGGTTCTTGCGGATGGTGGACAAGCTCGCCGAGGTCGAGTGTGCCGAGGCGAGGGACTACACGTCCTTCAGCGTGCGCGGCAAGCGGTTCGGCTACTACTGGCCGCGGACCAAGACAGTCGGGCTGAAGCAGACGCTGTCCGAGCAGATCGCCCTGGTCTCCGAGCGACCGGACGTGTTCGAGGTGCAGTTCACGGCCGGCGGCTTCGGCTGGGTCGTCGTGCACCTGCCAAAGATCGACGCCGACGAGCTCACCGAGCTGGTTTACGAAGCGTGGCGCTTGTCCGCCCCCGAAGCCCTCGTCGAGGAATACCCGACCCCCTAGGTGGCTGGTGTTTTGGGTTGCTAAGGATCGGGGTGTGTCGGTGTTCCGTCGGGGTGATCGTTTGGCAGGATGTCGGGGGTGACGTTGGGACGCGCGCCGCGGCAGGGTGATCTGCTGCGATCGACGGTGGATTACTGTGAGGGCCGGGTCGCGGCGGGTTCGATTTATGGGGTGTTGCATCGGGAGTGCTTCAGTCTGTTCCCGGATGAGATGTTCGCGGATCTGTTCACCGATGTGGGTCGCCGGTCGGTGCCGCCGATGATCGTGGCGGTGGTGATGGTGTTGCAGCGTGTCGAGGGCCTGTCGGATCGGGAGGCGGTGGAGCGGTTCGCATTTGACACGCGCTGGAAGTACGCCGCCGGTGGCCTGGATTTCGACTATCCGGGGTTCGTGCACACCGTGCTGGTGGACATGCGGGCCCGGTTGGCCCGCTCGGCTCGGCCGGACCGGATCTTCGAGACGGTGCTGGATGTCGCGCGTCAGGCGGGTCTGGTCGGGTGCAGGAGGGTGCTGGACTCGACCCCGTTGTATGACGCGGTCGCGACGATGGACACCATCACCCTGATCCGCTCGGCGATCCGTGGTCTGCTGGCCACCGCTGAGGCCGGACTGGCCGCCCGGTTGCGGGCGGTGCTCACCTCCGGAGATGACTACGCCGGAGCGGGCAAACCCCTGATCGACTGGGACGACCAGGCCGCCCGGGAGGCGTTGATCGACTCCCGGGCCCGGGACGGGTTCGCGATGCTGACCCTGATGGAAGGCCAGAAGTGGACCAAGTGCGTGGATGAGGCCGCGCGCCTGCTGGCCACGGTGCTGGGCCAGGACCTGACCGAAGACAGCGACGGGGTGTTCCGGATCGCCCGCCGGGTCGCCCCGGACCGGGTCATCTCCACCGTCGATCCCGAAACCCGCCATGGCCACAAAACGCAGGCCCGCGGTTTCGACGGCTACAAAGGACATCTCGCCATCGACCCCGACAGTGAGATCGTCACCGCCACCGAAGTCACCCCCGGCAACAGCGGCGACGCCGAGACCGCCGAGACCCTCCTGTCCGACATCCTGCCCTCCGAAGCCGAAGCCGAAGCCGAAGCCGAAGCCGAAGCCGAAGCCGAAGCCGAAGCCGAAGCCGAAGCCGAAGCCGAAGCCGAAGCCGAAGCCGAAGCCGAAGCCGAAGCCGAAGCCGAAGCCGAAGCCGAAGCCGGGGATGAGGGTCAGGCCGCGGTATATGGGGATGCGGCCTATGGGGCGGGGGAATTGCTGGAAAGGCTGGACGAGAATGGGATCCACAATGGGCTCAAGGTGCAACCGCCGGCTGCGGTGAAAGGCCATTTTCCCAAGGACCGTTTCGATATCGACCTTGAGCAGCAGACCGTGACCTGCCCGGCCGGGCATACCGCACCCATTCGCGCCCGTGAGCGTCACGCTGGGGCGGCCAACTTCGGCGTCGTGTGCGCCACCTGCCCGCTGGCCGCACAGTGCACCACCGCCAAGACCGGCCGCACCATCACCATCAGCCCCCACGAAGCCGCACTGGCCGCCGGTCGTGCCCGCCAGACCGACCCCGCCTGGAAGGCTGACTACCGCGCCACCAGGCCCAAAGTCGAACGCAAGATCGGCCACCTGATGCGCCACCGCCACGGCGGACGACGGGCCCGTGTCCGAGGACTGCGGAAAGTGGCCGCTGATTTCTCGCTGCTGGCCGCCGCGGTCAACCTCGCTCGACTGGGCGTGCTCGGGATAACCCGCAAGGCAGGCGGATGGGCCGTGACGACCGCCTGACCAGACCAACGCCCAGCCCATCACCAACACCACACGTCCTCCCCACCGATAACCGGCACACGCGACACACAAACCCACCGACCACACTCGAAAACGATCGGCAATCACACCCACCGCCCGCCACGCTAAGACCAGAGCAAACACCTCAAAACCCCGTTCGACACCAGCCACCTAGAGCGGGATTCGAAGTGGTTTGCGTCGCGCCTCGATCACGGCCGGCGCTAGAGCTTGCCGCGCGAC is a window of Saccharopolyspora phatthalungensis DNA encoding:
- a CDS encoding HNH endonuclease signature motif containing protein, producing the protein MAPLTDTQDANVEMMSSRSSVVSCSDAELIARIQRCEQAMRMAMMEQLQVIAEADRRGLHAERGARSMQVWLRELLNIDHWDATTRVTVAHNVEDRASLYGETMPAELPQTAAALSEGAISLEHARVIVAGIHRLPEYARCHRVGEVEATLAGYARQMPPRELETIAERIRYLLDQDGAYQDEADQHDARELHYATARDGMTVIKARLDRETGAKFVALIEPLAAPCPEVDGEKDPRSVGQRNADGFAALLDLATDSDGVPRAGGQRPHLTIAIDFEDLKRGLGFLDEQGMPGTLNTGRAITAENARRIACDSEVLPMVLNGDGLPLEVGRARRTAPAHLRAALLQRDGVCSFPGCDRPPGTPDAHHLVSWIDGGPTELANMTMLCGHHHRTVHSQRWEIQMREGRPVFIPPSTVDIDRRPRPGGKALPAQHREHLRDLIPTQRDPAGESCRSRPEAAVS
- a CDS encoding LacI family DNA-binding transcriptional regulator, encoding MVGIKDVARRAGVSIGTVSNVVNRPHVVSAATRMRVLAVIEELGYVRDESARQLRAGRSRIMALLVLDLGNPFFADLARGAEEAAQAEGLAVIVCESGQQPQREESHLAMLAEQRVRGVLLSPVDTSGDTLQSFRRSRTPYVFVDRKVPTDEASSVSVDDVAGGALAARHLLDTGHTTIAFVNGPAILDQCRDREAGVRSVLDGAGVELSVLESVALDVPSGRDAGARLLGMSPRPTAVFCANDLLAMGVLQTMVGAGVRVPEEMAIVGYDDIEFAGAAAVPLSSVRQPATRLGRTAAEILIAETSGGDERPERQQIVFQPELVVRASTRAR
- a CDS encoding MmcQ/YjbR family DNA-binding protein; translation: MGVASSRFLRMVDKLAEVECAEARDYTSFSVRGKRFGYYWPRTKTVGLKQTLSEQIALVSERPDVFEVQFTAGGFGWVVVHLPKIDADELTELVYEAWRLSAPEALVEEYPTP
- a CDS encoding transposase, whose amino-acid sequence is MTLGRAPRQGDLLRSTVDYCEGRVAAGSIYGVLHRECFSLFPDEMFADLFTDVGRRSVPPMIVAVVMVLQRVEGLSDREAVERFAFDTRWKYAAGGLDFDYPGFVHTVLVDMRARLARSARPDRIFETVLDVARQAGLVGCRRVLDSTPLYDAVATMDTITLIRSAIRGLLATAEAGLAARLRAVLTSGDDYAGAGKPLIDWDDQAAREALIDSRARDGFAMLTLMEGQKWTKCVDEAARLLATVLGQDLTEDSDGVFRIARRVAPDRVISTVDPETRHGHKTQARGFDGYKGHLAIDPDSEIVTATEVTPGNSGDAETAETLLSDILPSEAEAEAEAEAEAEAEAEAEAEAEAEAEAEAEAEAEAEAEAEAEAGDEGQAAVYGDAAYGAGELLERLDENGIHNGLKVQPPAAVKGHFPKDRFDIDLEQQTVTCPAGHTAPIRARERHAGAANFGVVCATCPLAAQCTTAKTGRTITISPHEAALAAGRARQTDPAWKADYRATRPKVERKIGHLMRHRHGGRRARVRGLRKVAADFSLLAAAVNLARLGVLGITRKAGGWAVTTA